GAGCTGGAGAGACTCTCCAAAGAAACCCTTGAAAACGGGATTCCCTGGGAAGAGGCTAAGAAAGAGCTTGGCCTTTGAGGTGCTTTGAATGGTTTACAACGTTCTCCTCCACAGAAACGTCTTAAAAAGATTGAGAGACGCTCCCGAGCACATAAGACGGAAATTTGAAGAACTCGTTGAAGAACTCAAATATAACCCAATCCCTTCTGAAAAGTTTGACGTTAAGAAGCTCAAGGGAAGAGAGAACACCTTTCGAGTTCGTCTGGGTGAGTACCGGGTAATCTACGAGCTTCAGAGAAAGAAACTGCTTATTCTCGTTATCAAATTTGGAAAGCGGGAGAACGTTTACGAATAAAGCAACGAAAACGTTTAATGAAAAAACCCGCACCTTTCACCATGAACTACGTCAGAC
The Thermococcus sp. 21S9 DNA segment above includes these coding regions:
- a CDS encoding type II toxin-antitoxin system RelE/ParE family toxin — its product is MVYNVLLHRNVLKRLRDAPEHIRRKFEELVEELKYNPIPSEKFDVKKLKGRENTFRVRLGEYRVIYELQRKKLLILVIKFGKRENVYE